Sequence from the Diorhabda carinulata isolate Delta chromosome 5, icDioCari1.1, whole genome shotgun sequence genome:
TGAGCTCTCGAAGTTTTATTGAACCAATTGCTTGGTCTACCAAGAAAACctttatttttcagatattatGGAAGGATTCTGTAGAAATAATAAaggaaagaaatatataataactacaaattaattaattaattaatagtcATAAATTCTTTTGCTGGAATGTTGCCGAATAGGAAATTGGTACATTCAGTTACCATTTGCTGGTATACTTGGAGTTAGTTAGATTCAAGAGAAATTTTTTGATCGCGCGTTTATCTATAACcttatttctgtattttacctatttttataagaaaatacaaagaaaattagTGAGCTTTGAAGATCTCTTCTATAAATGGGTAGTGCAGAGTTAGGGCCTTGTTACACTGCGTTGGCAAGCCACGACACTAGCCACGTCGCCGATGACATGGTTAGTGACGGTCGTAGGCTACGTCGCCGATTACCTAGCTTAACACGTGGACGCTTCATGATGTGTTCAGATGTCGTACTCTACGGAATGTTTTATTTGAGTACTCTTCTATAGTACAGTGCCAAACACCGGGGTTCTTTTCCACTGCATAAATACAATCTTTTCTGTTTACTATTATCAACGACCTTTCATAGTTCTTTCGATCTTTCTTTCTTCTCAGCGTTTTGTCTTTATTCACTGTTTTTACATTATCCGGTCATTGTCCTTTCCGCTACCACGAACGTCACTCATTTCAGAAGGAAATAAACTTGACACAAATTTTTATAGAGGTAAAAATAAACCACTGTCACTGACGAACATCACTTGGCACACTGATGAGTCGCACTGATGTTTTGGTCGAGCACCATAGTATAACAGGCTCCATATGCATGGTTTATCTATTGGTCTGGTGGTTTTTGTCCATTCTGTCGAGATAATCTCTCCAAGCTTTCTCATCCAACTCACCACATCCTGAATTCTAAGTTCTTCTTCAATATTCTGACTTCTCATTCTATTCCTGAAGCTGAGTGTCTTAATTGCTCATAGcgttttcattacattcgaatttattatactttttgtgTTTGATGTTTCCATCTATTGTATAAACGGTATAAACGGTATAAACTCCTATAGGCTCAAGTACATGGGGCGAGTTTACATGCTACAAGCCGGTTTTTTTTCACAAGCAGCTCGTAAACTGGTCCAGTGTACTCGATGCTCCCGCTCCGTAGGCTGCTTGTAAAAACGCTCTGGAAAAAGTTCTGCCGGCGACTTTTCACAACACTCGCCGGCTTTTGAGAGAGTTAGTTTGTAAACTAGCCAAATGTACTCACAGTAGCTTGTAAACAAGTTGCTAGTAGCGTTGGTCTTGAAGATGTCAGAGGTGCTGGTTCTAGCGGGAGTTACAGTTGTAGCTTAAGTGATTAAAAACGAGTTAATTAGACGATAAAATGGAAAGTGCATAAGAGAAACGTGTGGGTGAAACCGAGGATAGGAAGACGTACTGATTATGGTGCATCAAATACTTTACTGAAAGAGCTGAAGAACGAAGATCCTGCTGCGtatagaatattttgagaattacAGGTAAATAGTTTGATGAACTACTTGGAATGGTAAACGAAATGTTGTCAAAATAGGACAGTAActacaaaattagaaataacatTACGCTATTTAGCGACTGGTGATTCATTCAAGTCTCTGGAGTACCTGTCTCGAGCTCCAGAAACAACAATATTGAGGTTTCTACCCCATGTACTTACGGCGATTTGTTGTGTTCTTCGACCATTCATTGaggtaaatgtaaataatttgttgtaaTTAATTTCTAagaatttatttcatgaaatcTTTTTACATACTTTGGGAAAACGTATTAATCATAGCTGTTTATAAAATGTCGTCTCTGTCATTTGGAGACCCAGTTGCGGAAGCCATTGAGTGCGGCGACGGGAGTAGAGAAAAGTTGTGAAAATCTTGTTGGACTGGTGTATTGTCCAATATGTCCAACTTAGCACGAGCTATACTATTTGTAATTTCCTGCTGCAGCAAGATGGCTGCTCGCGTTGGAAGATGATGGAGTTCACTGGATGATGGAGATCACAGACTGATTATTACTGATAGTACGAATGTAGAGCGTTATTTCCTCGCTTATTCTCAGCATTAGTAATATATTATATGTGTTTTCCAAGTACTTGATCTATACTTCTTCCATAATATTATTCACTTTTAGTTCCTCCGTAACTTATTTTCCGGTTATGAAGCACATTCCATACCTCTTTTGACCACAGCCTCCAGTTTTTCTGAGAATGCTTCCCAGTATTCCCTTTTTAGTTGTGGTATATGGTTGTTTTGTATCTTTTATACATGTTCTATCGTTAAtgtaaattatatatacatattattcTCTTTTGCCAATGCTTTAAATGAGTTCGTGAACTACCGTTTGGTATTTCTCTTTCTGTTAATGACTACTTCTCTTATCCCTATGGATTCTGTTGCATTGATTTTCTTCCAAGCTGCTTCATCATTGTTTTCTACAAACTTGTTATTTGCAGAGAACCAGGTTTTATTGTGTCTTTACCTTCGTCGATGTTAGTGCTCTTACTTCTTGAATTTGTTGAAGGTCCACCTGTCTATTAATGTCTACATTATCGATGATCCATTCGTATTTCTAAATGTGTATTTTGTGTCGTTATTTATAATCATAGTATGTATTGTATATTCTTACATATTGTCATTTTCGTCATTTGTTTCCTTATCATTGTTGTATGGTCCCGGGGACAGGAATTTTGCAACCCTTGGTATGTTTTGCTGTAGGTATTGCACATCAGGTACTGTAGCTTCTGATGTACAACATTTCGAACCTATTAACTTGTCTTCTTAGTGTCTTAGAGcaaacaaatatcaatattgtGTCTTTTCTTTTCAACCTTCCTTTTTCTCCAGGATTTGAACTTCAACAACTTGCTGAACTACTCAGGCAGAGTTGGAATTAATGTCACTGTGAATAAGTTACGATTCGATTCGACTCAAACATAAGATAAAGAGtaaagttttttgtatataacttttttatttgattataaacatttcataaaaCGAAATGGTTACTTTCATTTGAGgcaagattaatttttttgttatagttCTATTTCCACTAGAATATCCTTTAGAAAGAGAGTTTGCAAGGTGAAAAATAAAACGCTCACCCTTGCGTTAAGTCAGTCACCAGTAATCACCATTTGTACATTTGGAAACGAAATAACCTACAGAATTATTCAGGCAAAGGAATATAATTGTGTTCAAATCTCGTCTGCTATAGATAGCAGAGTCATGTAAATATTTGTGTGATAAAGATAAAGGCGGTTTGAAACCTTCCAAAGATTCAATACTCATAGGCTACTCTGAAGAGATAGGACAAGCAATTTCTGCTTCAGTGATGAAAATTGGTTTCTCCTTGTTTAATTCGATTTTCTTTTGGTATCATTTCTTACTTCCTAACTACACTATCGTTGGGTGTATTagtaatgttatttatttttgtaattgacGCGACTATCTTTTCTTTAACACTCTGTTTTCTCTTTCTTTCCTTTTTGGAGCTTATGATTTGTATTAGGTTCCACTGAAGACATTGTTGTACAATATTATACACACAAAAATGTTAGTCTTGGTATTGTCGGTTCAGTCTATAAAAATCGATTCCTATCAATACAAATCTATCCATTTTAGTTGCAAAGAAAGCGCATATCGTTTCGGCATCTTTTTCTGTCCTGAAACGAACAAAAACAGACTCAGCTGATCTCTGTACATTCATTATCAAACGCCTTAAGCATATGTTCCTTACACtgagatgaaaatatttatttctattgctgTTTTAATGAACAACTTTTCAAAACACATgccaacaaaaaactttttttattttaatagctgatctttatagatttttatCCAAATCTGCAATGATTCGCTTGCTGAACTTCCCGGTGAAGTGACCAACCGTAATTCTCCATCATGTTGGTGTTTCAGCGGTCCTGGTAACGTTTTCCCACCACTTTCACATCCTTGTGAAAACGCTTACCTTGCTCATCACtaacatttattaaattgtCCGGGAAGTATTTGAGGTAGCTGTTCAAAATGTGAACTTTCAGGCTCATAAAACATCCTAactcttcaaacttttttagcATGTTGGACACAATAGACGTATTCTGGGTCTTTTTCATTTCCCAAGAACTTGATGACAACTTGCTTGAAGGATACCAATgcttctttttcatttgaggTCATTGTGGATTCGAAGTTAACGTTAACCACCATTTTTCCAACATCAGGTCCGGTAAAGACGCCTTCTTTCAATTTAGCTTCTGAAATATCTGACAGAGATATTTGGAACAAGGCCCAAAAACTTTATAAACTGTTCCATGAGGCCTAACTTAATATATAGTGGTAGTAGGAGCACGTTTTTTGAGTCTACAAGGTTTTTGCGTAGAATATTCTTTTCGCCAGGCTTTAAAGACTCTCTAGCAGGCCAGTTCTTTTTGCACCAATGTTGATTCCTAGCTTTACTGTCCCATTCACACAGGAAACATGGAAACTTGGTAAAACCACCATGCTGACCAAGGAGCATGCATGTTACTTACAAATCACCAAATAACATACAACCATGTgcagaataactttttttatttaacactaTTTCTAGATTTTCGTAGCTCTCTTTCATATGTACAAAATGACCGACAGGTACAGAAGCATACACGTTACCGTTGTGTAGTAAAACAGCCtttaaactatttttagatGAATCAATAAACAGCCTTCAGTCTTCTTTCTTGTACACAATTCTAAACTCACTCATTAGACCAGGAATGTCTGAGCAGTACACCAAATCACCTTCTTGttcaaaatactttgaaaattgcTGTTCTCTCTTTCTGTACACATGAACGCTAGTTCCAGTCGCAAACAAGTTCTTTTCTTTTAGCCTAGAGCGAAGCAGTTCAGATCCATAACTAAGTCGTTAAGCTCGACCTGAGTAAACAATTTATGctctatattttcaatatcacaTTGAAATTCTTCATCGTGTTTGTCTAACTCCGACTGTACATCAGAAAATTCTTCTATTACAATAGAATTTAAGTCCTCTGGTGGTTCAGGGACCAGTAAATCTACACCGTGCCCTACTGGTCGGATAGCGGACGGAAGGTTAGGGTTATGACCAGTAACATCAACACTGCAAAAGTAACTGTCATCAAAATGATTTCTTGGTTACCTCCATATCATAGGAACAGCAAATTTGAAGTGTTTTTGCTCTTTTTTTGACCATTTTCTAAGGTCTTCAACACATACATACCAAATCTTATGCGGCGCCCAAGATTTATCCTGATCTCCAAGTTCAGTTCCAAAGTATGCTAGATAAACCTTTTTTACAAAGTCTGTAATGTTTCTTTGGTGTTTTATAATAACAAACTcaccacaaatataacaaaaactgtcaGCAGAGTTTTTACAACTCCGATTAGGCATTGCACTGAGCACATGTACATACAGGAAACGGAAACTGAGGTTAGGTTGACACTAAACTAAACATCAGCTGTTTAGCATGTGTTGCAGCAGTACTACCAACATCATCTTCATTCATTAAATACCCCTAGATAGATATGGAGTCGGTCTTTATGGATCATTCAGGTTCATTAGacctattttttcaattttattttaactataaaaaagctgttaaattctaaaaatgttgCTTGATTTCATAAATGTaactataaaatttgaataaatggtGGGTGATACAGCTTTTTAAGCATCATATTTCGATTCGGCAACTTAAAAAACATAAGAATAAggtattttcagtaaaaaagttttttcatcgTTCAATCGAACAAATAAAGACTATCGGAATAAATGTCATCTAAAAATATTCGTTTGGTGAAGTCCACCCCTGTTCTATTGTCAGTGATTAAGTGTTGAGGCtgggaaatttttaaaataagtatgTGCCTTTATAGTTTCGTTATCACATAAACAGCGGTGTGTTAAGATTGTTCCGTTTTCagtagattaaaaaaaatgccCGATTAACCGCATCTTTCACCCTTTTTCCTCTTTTGTGGTCATTCGGACCACCGAACGCTCATAATTTCTCATTAATTAACGCCTAATCGCTTACAATCtgccaattaaaaattttagaaataacatTCAaggttattttataaaaattgttatcatGATTGTTATCGACAAGATTTAATTGTTTAGATTACAGGAATaagattttcaaataacacttattaacTAATTATTATATTGGTGCGAAATTAATTCGAATATCAATTTCCTGTAAAGGTAATTACTGTTTCCTTTCGAAAACTTTGACCATCCgattgacaaaaatattatttaatatacaaatacatatatttatcaGTAACCGTTTGATAAGAGATTTAAtcttatgattttttttgccacataaaatttgttttaaattctgTATAATATCTTATGATATAAAACAGTGGTCGCCAAACTTTTGAGTTAGTGAGACATCCTAGCATTTATAAACCTTTTATTGAGCTACCTAAGAATATTGGGCCAAAGAAAGTATACAAAATGGAATTTAAAACAGTTTAATACAAACCAACATTTATTTCtagtattaatcaaaatatataggaagtctaacaaaaaaagtttaaatgttCATTTCAATGAGAGCAGTGGAACTCTTTTTGGCCTTCAAGTATTTTCTTGAAGTTTGGAGAGTATGTTGGTAATTGTAAAAATATGCTTGGCACAAGTATGTAGAAGTGAACATAGTTTTCAATCTCAATGCAACTTGAATCACAATTGGATACTTTTCTTTGGGGACCAGAGATTTTCAGTGACATAGAGGGATTTTAGATACAGGTCATTCTGAAAGCCTGATCTCCACCAAAATGTTTTACAACACAAGCTGAAAAATCTTCTGCATCGATCTCTACAAAGGGAGAGTTGACGAACTGTACCACAATCAATATGCTTTTAAAATCTTGGAATCGTTGATCAAATTGTTGGCTAAAGTACGAAAGAATTTCCACGTACTCTTGGTAATTGCTGGGGTGTTGTGGAGGATTTTGTGTGTCAACGATCTGCTTCATACTAGGGAAgagattttatgaaaatgatgTTACATCTGGAATCATTCCACCGTTGTTATTATCTTTGCCTTGAAGCTGCAAGTTTAAGCGGGAGCCTCGTTAGCTGGAGGCTAGTTACTTTCTTAGATCGAAAAAATTCTATACCTTGATTTATAAAACGAGAAATTAGGGGAGTTTCAAGATACCAAACTTCGTAATAATAAGTCGTAgttacaaaaattcattaaatggACTATTTTATCTACAAAAATATAGCTAACTACTACCGCAACGACACAAATATGGATTGGAACAGTATGATATCAATACCACAATACATGATAAATTAAAGAATGTTTTTAACACGATTTTGATgggttttgttaattgaaacaGCAAGTATAACATCTAGAGTTCTTTCAAGATGTTAAGCGATTTCTGAAGAATCACAGAAGGATTGTAATTGCTTGATTAAATGTTTAGGAGGAGATATATGTGttctgataataaaaaaaatacacacaaaagtcatatattagaaaataatgtaataatattaACGAGTATGTGCACTTTTAGCTATTTGTTCTTTTAAAACCAAAATACTGTTTCTCTGTTCAGGTGGCAGCATTGCTATTTGTTCATCAGATAACTGCAACACTTGCATAATGAGAGCGGCctgaaaaaaaagaaattatattgttaatcaTTATActttccatttgaaataaaaaatttttctagaattctCAATTagtctaaatataaaattaaataaatatatttactttttcttggTCAGAAGCTCCTGGATTTTGTGCCCCAGGACTAGTATTTGGAGCTGGAGTAGGTGCTGCTATAATCGGAGCAGGAACCACAGGCCTAGCAATTGCGGCAGGCTGAGGAGGAACCACCGGTCTTGTAAGAGGAGCAGAAACTGTAACTTGATTTGTAGGTGGTACTAAAAATACAGATATAAAATTGCTACCAAATTAtctaaaacattattttcttttacaaaTATCTAATCGAAagtatgttttaattttaaatccgAATTATGTAGATTCTACACTGAATACGAAGAGAACCAAACGAATatttaccaatatttttttgtcgtgGATCCATCCGTGCTTGTCTTGGATCAACAGGAAAACCAGTTGCAGCCCTCGGATCTCTTACAAAGCTATAAAGTAGAGAAAGTATATAAATACCACATATCATACTGTATATGCCTTTCTTAAGAACCATTCTGGATAAAAAAAGCAAATGATTTATCACAATACATGAAATTCAAATATGCATGACACAACTTTTTGTTCTAACAGCctttcttttgaaatttacagTAATGAAGTTCACAAAACCCAGGATATAACATGTATGATATCCCATTCGAAATAATGGTAATTAACGACCGCCAATCATGGATCAACAAAAAACTTCTGCAAGCTCTAAATGTATCTCTCTGGTACAAACATGGTTCGAAGCAAGGAGCTAGTCTGGGCATTCCTGGACCAAAATGCAAGATCTCCATACCTCTAGGAACATCACTCACCTTTTCTTAAGCGCCCTTGAAGTCCTGAAAGCTATTGAGTGGACGTCCAAACGCAAAAGCAGCTTGTCTTTGAATCATGGATATTCTAAAttatagttttagaaaatatttcgaatggtttattttattatttcaatcaacaTACCATGATATACTTAATTGCCCATTTTAAATAAAGCTAATATTATTAATTCAGATTGCAAACATCCATAATATGTCTCATTGTTACTTCCCACGGTCCTAATGGCCTCAACTATGGGTCTGGGAATTTTAGCGTATTTAACCAACAACTGAATTTCAATTTCGTTCATGACTGCCAATCCcagttttcttaatgcttcatTTATGGTTATTTGGACTTTTGAAATATCTGTTATGCAATTCTAATATGAATTCCGAGTTAAGTTAAGGACTAAATGGAGATTTACCagtaaatttcaaatgtttcaagTGACCTTGCACAGTAATTACAAACAGTCAGACATTTAGTCATGCCATAGCCACACCATGTAGTTTCCGGTATTAATTATCCCATGTTGGGATCAAATCTTAGTTATGGGTTACACATCTCTTGTGGTTGGTTGGTATAacccttttaaaaatataaaatacacctagaaaagaatttcaaataaaatacaaaatgcTTTTATTAAAAGGGATTCAATGCCAGATACGACATAGATATTTTGCGATTTGTACTACAGACAACACTCTTCAGTTTCACACTGGAAGGTGCAGCAAGGAGTATCCCAACGAATCCTGGAGGAACTATTTGCATTAGGTTCACATAGCACCTGGCCTATGCGGATGATGTTAACATCATGGCACAAAccatttcaactttttctttcaGCTGAAGCAAGAGGACTCAAAATCATTAAACAGAAAACTATGTACATGAGAACCTCAAGGAGAATCCCAACTTCTCAAATCATGTTCCAAGTCAGAGAACATCACTTCCCTGTATGCcacaaattcaaatatattggGCCATTATTACTGAAGATAATGATGTAACCAGATGATTCTGAGCAGTCCAGAGAGTGCTCAAGTTTAGAGGGCTCTCACGAAGGTCAAAGTTCACAATTTACAAGACAATAATCCGTCCCGTAGTCACATACGGACGCGAGACATGGACTATGACGACGACAAGTGAGCTGATTTTTAACTGCTGGGAATGTCAGTACCTACAAAAGATTTTTCGTTCTGTTTGCGAGAACGGTACGTGGAGGATCCGGAGGAATGCTGAGCTGAGACAGATTTGGTGGCGATCATACGGAGAGCGCGCCTGAGGTGGCTGAGACACGTGGAGAGGATGCCTTCTGATTGATACCCGCGCAGAATCATATATGGAGTTTCTAGACGGAAGGCGACTGATTGGAGGACATTTATGTGGACCTGATCTAGATAGGAGTTCGACGTTGAAGGCACCATCCTCAGGACAGAAAGGATTGACAGTCGATTGTTGAGAAGGTCCTGGTTCTCCAAGGACCGTAAATTAAAGTTAAagaagattttaaataaaagtatttcaaataaatcgcaTCTTTGTGGTAAAACACTActataattaatattagaaaacaCAAATTGTTATGCAATAAAATGTCGAATGTGTTTGATGAAATGTAAAGTTTCGTAAATCATGAATGTTAGTGAATGGATCAATTTAACATTCCAATTCAAATTAACTGTTGTTGAACGTAACCTAACCCTACATGGAAATGGAAGCAAATAAAAGAAACCATTACATGCTGAGAAAtagattcaaattaaaatataaacataccCCTCAGTTTTTGCATCTCCCAACTTTGCTACACTATagaattaaaagtttttaatagaAGAAAACAACATCATATTCAACTTACTTTTCAGCTAATGTTGGCGGTAATGGATTTTGAATGGGACCTGGCATCTGTCTCATATCTTGATCACTCATTTGCCTCATTCTTGGATCTGGTGCTGCATTCAGAGATCTTAAATCAACATCCTGTCCTGTGAATACTGGAGTTTGAGCTGGTAACATTGGAGTAGGTGGTACAGGTTGGTAATCTTGTCTAGGAGGCTGGACTGGAGGTTCTCTATATTGATTACTAATTGGTACTTGAACAGGAACATTTTTATCACCTGGCATTAGTGTCGCGGGAACTTGATTAACAGGATGCAGTAAACTCTACAAAATTTAATAGTAGATAATATGATAAACAATAGTTGTTGTAATATTACAGCAGCGGTATGTGGATCGATAATTTTCATCACAACTTGAGCCTGAAGAAGAGCATAAGCTAACTGAGGATTCTGCAGCAACATTTGCCTTGCTTCTGTTGgattattctgaaaaaatatacaaaacataaaaaattacacCACACCAACATAACATGATAGACCTTATTCATCACCATAAACAGCAAATAATTACATATTAGACAATTAGACACCCTTAAAGTTTTATATCACCAAAACTCCTGTTGGATGCATTTTTTTCACAACGTAGTCCACAGTACgttgagatatttttaatttggcgACAATGCTGCAGGTACTTTTGCTTAGACTACACAGACTCGCGACTAATGCACCTGTTTTACCGATTTTAAAACTTAGAAGTCTTAATTTGCAAGAATGAAAACAATTAGTAAaagaacttcacaaaaagatgtcttggcCATAAAAGTATGGAGGACAGCACATTAACACAAGGTTAACTGGTACTGAACCACAATACAATCATAAACACTGTACAAATAATTCACAgctaaagaataataaacaaataagcTGGTACTTTCAAGTGTTCACTTTTCATACTCATggtaaaatataaacaaataacagatactattatttttggtttgtaagacaccATTTCGACCTTCACTCGACAATATGAAAGAGTATTATTTTCACATATAATGAATGTATTATGTGATAGGCAAAAACcagtaataaatatataatatacctgTATAGTAGTTTTCATCTGTTTCATTAGCTCAAACATTTGTTCTGGAGGAAGAGAAGCTACTGCCTTACTTATAGCTTCTGGAGCTTTTTCAGCTTGTATAGGCTCACCATAAGGATTTTCTACTGGTGGCTGATTAAGAAGATTCTGCATTTCCATTCTAGATTTTTCAGTACAAGCATTATCAACTCTCAAATTTCTACCTCCA
This genomic interval carries:
- the LOC130893805 gene encoding cleavage stimulation factor subunit 2 isoform X1, whose amino-acid sequence is MDNLEANIMDKSMRSVFVGNIPYEATEEKLKDIFGEVGQVLSFKLVFDRETGKPKGYGFCEYRDQETALSAMRNLNGYEIGGRNLRVDNACTEKSRMEMQNLLNQPPVENPYGEPIQAEKAPEAISKAVASLPPEQMFELMKQMKTTIQNNPTEARQMLLQNPQLAYALLQAQVVMKIIDPHTAASLLHPVNQVPATLMPGDKNVPVQVPISNQYREPPVQPPRQDYQPVPPTPMLPAQTPVFTGQDVDLRSLNAAPDPRMRQMSDQDMRQMPGPIQNPLPPTLAENVAKLGDAKTEGFVRDPRAATGFPVDPRQARMDPRQKNIVPPTNQVTVSAPLTRPVVPPQPAAIARPVVPAPIIAAPTPAPNTSPGAQNPGASDQEKAALIMQVLQLSDEQIAMLPPEQRNSILVLKEQIAKSAHTR
- the LOC130893805 gene encoding cleavage stimulation factor subunit 2 isoform X2, which produces MDNLEANIMDKSMRSVFVGNIPYEATEEKLKDIFGEVGQVLSFKLVFDRETGKPKGYGFCEYRDQETALSAMRNLNGYEIGGRNLRVDNACTEKSRMEMQNLLNQPPVENPYGEPIQAEKAPEAISKAVASLPPEQMFELMKQMKTTIQNNPTEARQMLLQNPQLAYALLQAQVVMKIIDPHTAASLLHPVNQVPATLMPGDKNVPVQVPISNQYREPPVQPPRQDYQPVPPTPMLPAQTPVFTGQDVDLRSLNAAPDPRMRQMSDQDMRQMPGPIQNPLPPTLAENFVRDPRAATGFPVDPRQARMDPRQKNIVPPTNQVTVSAPLTRPVVPPQPAAIARPVVPAPIIAAPTPAPNTSPGAQNPGASDQEKAALIMQVLQLSDEQIAMLPPEQRNSILVLKEQIAKSAHTR